The DNA window GAGGACCTGGAAGAGACCGCGCGGCTGGTCGAAAAATCCGGCCGGCGCATCGTCACGGTCGAGGCGGATGTGCGCGACGGCGCGCAACTGCGCGACGCCCTCGCACGCGGTGTCGAGGAACTGGGCCAGCTCGACATCGTGGTGGCGCAGGCCGGCATTGCCGGTATGAAGGGCCAGCCGCAGTGGCAGGCGTGGACCGACGTGATCGACACCAACCTGGTCGGCGTCATCAACACCATCCATGCCGCGCTGCCGTATCTGGACGAGGGCGCCTCCATCATCGCCACCGGCTCGACCGCGGCGCTGATGGATGTGTCCAAGGTCGATCAGCCGGGCAAGGATCCCGGCGGCGTCGCCTACATGGTCGCCAAGCGCGCACTGTCGATGTTCGTCCACGAGATCGCCACCCACCTCGCGGCGCGGAACATCCGCGCGAACGTGGTGCATCCGACGAATGTCAATACCCCGATGCTGCAGAGCGAGCCGATGTATCGGTCGTTCCGCCCGGATCTGGAACACCCGACCCGCGCGGATGCCGAGCCCGCCTTCTTCGTGCAGCAGGCCATGCCGATCCCTTATCTCGAGCCGGAGGAGATCAGCAACGCGGTGTTGTTCCTGGCCTCCGACGAGTCCCGATACATCACCGGTACGCAGCTGCGCGTGGACGCCGGCGGATATCTGAAGTGGTACGACTACCACATCTGAAGGGAAGAAATACCGTGAAGGTTCAAGTCGATCCGGATCGCTGCCAAGGTCACACATTGTGCGCTATGGCCGCACCCCATTCATTCGTGCTGAGTGACATCGATGGTCATTCGTCGCCGGTCAGTGCGGATGTTCCGCCCGACCAAGAGGAACAGGTGCGCGAAGCCGCCCACTCGTGCCCGGAACGGGCGATCTCCCTTTTATGAGAGAGGACACCGCCATGAGCGTCGATAACGTGGCGACCGACGACGAACGCAAACAGCCCCGCTATTCTTTCGACCGATTCGCCTCGGAATATCGTGGCCGGTTCCTGGAAATCACCGAGGAAATGCAGGAGAAGTGCCCGGTCGCCTGGTCGGACACGCACGACGGGCATTGGGTCGCCGCGGGCAACCGCGAGGTCTTCGAACTCGCCCGCTGCCCGCACATGTCCAACGACAATGATCCTGCCGGTGAGCGTCGCGGCTACAAAGGCATCTCCATTCCCACGCCGCCCAGGGCGCGGGGTGTGCGCGGCGGAATTCTGGAAATGGACGAGCCCGAGCACCGCGAGGTCCGCGCGGCGCTCAACCCGTACCTGTCGCCGGCCGCGGTCAATCGCTGGATCCCGTTCATCGACGAGGTGGTGCGGGCCGCGCTCGATGAGAAGATCGAGTCCGGTCAAATCGATTTCGTCGATGATCTGGCCAATGTGGTGCCCGCGGTGCTGACGCTGGCGATGCTGGGCATTCCGATCGCCAAATGGACGGTCTACAACGAGCCGGTGCACGCATCGGTGTACACACCACCGGACTCGCCCGACTATCCGCGTATCGCGCAGATGCATCAGGAGATGGGCAAAGATCTGCTGCTCAATCTGTTCGAGATCAAGCAGAATCCGCGCCCCGGCTTGATCAATGCGGTCGCCAACGCCACGATGAACGGTGAACCGCTGCCCGATATGGAGGGGCTCGGCATGCTGGGCCTGCTCATCGGCGGCGGTTTCGACACCACGACCGCGCTCACCGCGCACGCGTTGGAATGGCTATCGGACAATCCCCAGGACCGCGAAATCCTCAGCCGCGATCGGGAGGAACTCCTGGATTCGGCCACCGAGGAATTCCTGCGCTTCTATTGCCCGGCTCCGGGTGACGGTCGCACGATCGCCGAGGATTGCGAGGTGATCGGCACCGACTACCGGGAAGGTGACCGGGTGTGGCTCTCCTGGGCGATGGCGAACCGGGATCCGGAGGTCTTCGAGGATCCGAACAAGGTCATCCTGGATCGGCGGCGCAACCGGCACTACGCCTTCGGGCTCGGCATCCACCGGTGCATCGGTTCGAATCTGGCCCGCACGGTGTTCAAGCGGATGCTGCTCGCCGTGCTCGACCGGATGCCGGACTACCGATGCGATCCGGAGGGCACGGTGCACTACAACACCATCGCCATCATCCAGGGCATGCGCCATCTCCCGGCGACGTTCACCCCCGGACCGCGGCTGGGCGCCGGACTCGAAGAGACCCTGGCGCATCTGCAACGCATCTGCGATGAACAGGGACTCGCGGCACCGGTGACAGCTCGGGCTCAGGCGGCCGAAATCGACTGACCTGCCGCGGTCATCGCAACGTCCGGGGCCTGCGTCATCCCCCGGATCAACCGGCCGCGCGTGGCCGTCCTCAGCCCGGACCGGCCACGCGCGGCCGTCGACACAGCGAAGTTAGGAGGCGATGTGGCCGAACCGTCGGGACGTCCCCTGCCGTTGCTCACCCAGGACAACGAGTTCTTCTGGACCTCGGGCGCCGATGGCCGCCTGCGCATCCAGGAGTGCCGATCCTGCGCGGCACTGATTCACCCGCCACAGCCGGTGTGCCGGTACTGCCGCGACCGGCGCATGGGGGCGCGCATCGTCTCCGGCTTCGCCACGCTCATCGGCTTCACCGTCAACCATCGTTTCGCATCGCCCGGGCTCGAGACTCCCTATGTGGTGGCACAGGTTGCCATCGAGGAGGATCCGCGGGTCCGCCTCACCACCAACGCGGTCGAATGCGATCCGGCCGATCTTGTCCTCGGCATGCGGATGCAGGTCGTCTTCCAACCGGACGGCGACGTGTGGCTACCGCTGTTCCGGCCCACCGCCGAACAGCCCGAACCCGCGCCCCTGCCCACCGATGATATTGCGCCACAAGAGTTCTCGCGCCATGTTCGGCCGATGGTCAGCCAGGATAAGTTCGAGGACAAGGTCGCCATCACCGGCATCGGCATGTCGGAGATCGGGCGCCGCCTCATGGTTGCCCCGCTATCGCTGACGATTCAGTCGTGCGAGCGCGCGGTGGCCGACGCCGGTCTCACCATGGCCGATATCGACGGACTGTCGACCTATCCCGGTGGCGGCAATGTCGGCGGCTTCGGCGAGGGCGGGGTCACCGCGCTCGAGGCTGCCTTGGGAATCCGGCCCACCTGGTACAACGGCGGCTTCGAAACCTTCGGGCCCGGCGGATCGGTGATCGCGGCCATGCTGGCGGTCGCGGGTGGCCTGGCCCGGCATGTGCTCTGCTTCCGTACCGTCTGGGAGGCCACCTATAACGAGCTGATCCGGACGGGCAAGATCACCCCGCCCGGCGGCCGCACCCCGAGCTGGATGGTGCCGTTCGGCGGCATCTCGGCCGCACACACCCTGGCCCAGAACGCGCAACGGCATTTCCACCGGTACGGCACCACGCGGGAGACGCTGGGCTGGATCGCGCTGAACCAGCGGGCCAATGCCGAACTGAATCCCACCGCCGTCTATCGCGACCCGCTGACGATGGAGGACTACCTCGGGGCCCGATCCGTCACGACGCCGTTCGGGCTCTACGACTGCGATGTGCCCTGCGACGCCTCGGTCGCCGTGGTGGTCTCGGCGGCCGACACCGTGCCCGATCTGGCCAAGCCGGCGATCCGAGTCGAGGCGGTCGGCACCCAGATCCTCGAGCGCATCGAATGGGATCAGAGCACACTGACCCACGAACCGCAGGTGCTCGGCCAGTCCGCGCATATGTGGTCGCGCACGTCGCTGCGCCCGGCCGATGTAGACGTGGCCGAACTCTACGACGGATTCACCTTCAACTGCCTGTCCTGGATCGAGGCCCTCGGCTTCTGCGGTATCGGCGAGGCCAAGGACTTCCTGGAGGGCGGCAAGAACATCGCCCGCGACGGCGTGCTACCGCTCAACACCCATGGCGGTCAGCTCTCGCATGGACGCACCCATGGCATGGGCCTACTGTACGAAGCCGTCACACAGTTGCGCGGCGAGGCCGGAGACCGGCAGATTCCGGACGCCCGGGTGGCGGTCACCAGCAGCGGCGGCCTGACGCCCAGCGGCGTCCTGCTCCTGACAAACGACGTATAAGGAAGTGCACGTATGGATGTCGCCGATCTCGCCCTGGCACTGATCCGACTCGTCATAGGCGCGACCATGATCGCCCACGGCACCAACCACTGGCTCGGCGGCGGCCGCATCCCCGGCACCGCCCGCTGGTTCACCGGCCTCGGACTACGCAACGGCACACTCCACGCCTGGCTCAGCGTCATCACCGAAATCAGCGCAGGCACACTACTGATCCTCGGACTCCTCACCCCACTGGCCTGCGCAGCCGTCATCTCCGTCATGCTCGTCGCCGGACTACTCGCCCACCGCCCCAACGGATTCTTCGTCTTCAAAGAAGGCTACGAATACGTCCTCGTCCTCGCCGCCACCACACTCGCCCTCGCCGCCCTCGGACCCGGACGACTCTCCCTCGACCACGCCACCGACATCACCATCCACGGCTGGACCGGCGCCGCAATCGCCCTCGGCGTCGCCGCCGTATCAACCACCGGACTGCTCGCACTCTACTGGCGACCACAGCCCGAAGAAGCCGCGTAACAAGCATATTCGAACTGGAGGTGCGCTGATGCGCGTCGGATTCATTGGATTGGGTAGCCAGGGCGGGCCGATGGCACGCCGGATCGTCGAGGCCGGATTCGAGACGACCCTGTGGGCGCGTCGTCGCGCCTCGCTCGAGCCGTACGCCGATACCGCCGCCCGAGTCGCGGATTCGCCACAGGAGTTGGCTCAGGCGAGCGACCTGGTCTGTCTGTGCGTCGGCAATGACGCCGACGTCCGCGACGTGCTCACCGGCGAACAGGGTGTGCTCGCGGGTTTGTCGGCGGGCGGAATCGTCGTCGTGCACAGCACAATTCATCCGGACACTGTCCGTCAGCTCGCCGATATCGCCGCGGCGCAGGATGTTTCGCTGATCGACGCGGCGGTGAGCGGCGGCGCACCC is part of the Nocardia sp. NBC_00565 genome and encodes:
- a CDS encoding mycofactocin-coupled SDR family oxidoreductase is translated as MGRVEGKVAFITGAARGQGRSHAVKLASEGADIIAVDICRDIETIQYPLSRPEDLEETARLVEKSGRRIVTVEADVRDGAQLRDALARGVEELGQLDIVVAQAGIAGMKGQPQWQAWTDVIDTNLVGVINTIHAALPYLDEGASIIATGSTAALMDVSKVDQPGKDPGGVAYMVAKRALSMFVHEIATHLAARNIRANVVHPTNVNTPMLQSEPMYRSFRPDLEHPTRADAEPAFFVQQAMPIPYLEPEEISNAVLFLASDESRYITGTQLRVDAGGYLKWYDYHI
- a CDS encoding ferredoxin — protein: MKVQVDPDRCQGHTLCAMAAPHSFVLSDIDGHSSPVSADVPPDQEEQVREAAHSCPERAISLL
- a CDS encoding cytochrome P450 gives rise to the protein MSVDNVATDDERKQPRYSFDRFASEYRGRFLEITEEMQEKCPVAWSDTHDGHWVAAGNREVFELARCPHMSNDNDPAGERRGYKGISIPTPPRARGVRGGILEMDEPEHREVRAALNPYLSPAAVNRWIPFIDEVVRAALDEKIESGQIDFVDDLANVVPAVLTLAMLGIPIAKWTVYNEPVHASVYTPPDSPDYPRIAQMHQEMGKDLLLNLFEIKQNPRPGLINAVANATMNGEPLPDMEGLGMLGLLIGGGFDTTTALTAHALEWLSDNPQDREILSRDREELLDSATEEFLRFYCPAPGDGRTIAEDCEVIGTDYREGDRVWLSWAMANRDPEVFEDPNKVILDRRRNRHYAFGLGIHRCIGSNLARTVFKRMLLAVLDRMPDYRCDPEGTVHYNTIAIIQGMRHLPATFTPGPRLGAGLEETLAHLQRICDEQGLAAPVTARAQAAEID
- a CDS encoding thiolase C-terminal domain-containing protein: MAEPSGRPLPLLTQDNEFFWTSGADGRLRIQECRSCAALIHPPQPVCRYCRDRRMGARIVSGFATLIGFTVNHRFASPGLETPYVVAQVAIEEDPRVRLTTNAVECDPADLVLGMRMQVVFQPDGDVWLPLFRPTAEQPEPAPLPTDDIAPQEFSRHVRPMVSQDKFEDKVAITGIGMSEIGRRLMVAPLSLTIQSCERAVADAGLTMADIDGLSTYPGGGNVGGFGEGGVTALEAALGIRPTWYNGGFETFGPGGSVIAAMLAVAGGLARHVLCFRTVWEATYNELIRTGKITPPGGRTPSWMVPFGGISAAHTLAQNAQRHFHRYGTTRETLGWIALNQRANAELNPTAVYRDPLTMEDYLGARSVTTPFGLYDCDVPCDASVAVVVSAADTVPDLAKPAIRVEAVGTQILERIEWDQSTLTHEPQVLGQSAHMWSRTSLRPADVDVAELYDGFTFNCLSWIEALGFCGIGEAKDFLEGGKNIARDGVLPLNTHGGQLSHGRTHGMGLLYEAVTQLRGEAGDRQIPDARVAVTSSGGLTPSGVLLLTNDV
- a CDS encoding DoxX family protein, which produces MDVADLALALIRLVIGATMIAHGTNHWLGGGRIPGTARWFTGLGLRNGTLHAWLSVITEISAGTLLILGLLTPLACAAVISVMLVAGLLAHRPNGFFVFKEGYEYVLVLAATTLALAALGPGRLSLDHATDITIHGWTGAAIALGVAAVSTTGLLALYWRPQPEEAA